The Edaphobacter acidisoli genome contains the following window.
AACGCGCCAGCCGTGCTCATCGCAAACTGATACTGTCCTGGCTGTGGCTTTCCGGTAACGATGTTGTAGGACAGACCGGTCTCCGAGTAAGGTTTGTCGTTGATGAGGTCGATCATGTTGTTGTAGTAGAGATTGGGAATACCATAAGCACCGGCAAACAAGGCCAGGTCGTCTCCGTGCCAGCCTTCGTAACCAAACTTGAAGCTGTGCCCGCCGTGGATTTTCGTTAGGACATCGCGCCAGTGGTAGCTGTGTTGAATATAGTCGCCCTGGGCGAAGCCGTCCCCAAAGCCGACACCAAGTTGGCTGACGCTGACAATTGGAACCGTGAAAGTTCCTGTCTTGCTATTGAAACCTTCAATCCGGTTGTAACCGAAACTCGCCTCGTTAAGAAGGGCCGCAGAAAAAGTGTGCGTTTCGTTCACCTGAATTGAGGCACCGTAGTCAGAGTTGGTTGTGGCAAACGCCGGCCGCACTGCAGGACCGCCCGAATTGATCGTGTTCCTAATGAAGTTGCCGTAGACTCTGTCTTTGGAGAAGTACTTGTCTAAGCGGAGATTCCACTGCTTCGCATTGTTATAGCTGGAGGAGTTGAAGTTGCCGTGATCGAATACTGGTGTCCCGCAAGGTATGTTGTCGGTGCTTGGAGTATTGCATCCTGTATTAGCGATCGGGTTTTGAGGGCCGAAAACATCGACCGCAGTTGCGGAAACACCCGTCGTCGTTGCGCCGGTTGGCTTGTACTTTGCCATGAGCTGCACTTCAGGCGAATTGGGCTGAGTTGCCTGGGCGAATGACAGGAAAGCAGGATCTTCATAGGTCTGGATAGAACCGCCATTCGAGTAAAGTGCCAGGTAAGGTTCAATCGAAAAGAAGAAGAAAAACTGATGATGGGGAATAACCGGACCGCCAATACCAAACGACATATTGTTGGTGTGGTATGGGTTGATTTTCTGAGGCTGAGGCACACCGAATTCGCCGCGCGCATTAAAGCCCTGATAGTTGTAATACTCACTGGCTAAGCCATGATATTGGTCAGTTCCGGACTTTGTAGTCATGACGGTCTGGATAGAACTAGCTCGGCCATAGTCAACTGTATACGTATTGGTTTGGACGCTCACTTCGGATACAGCATCAACATTTGGAGTGAGGTTCAATACACCAGGACGTATGCTGCTTGTCACATCCAGACCATCCACAACATATTGGTTGCCATTCTGACCACGACCGTTGGCGCTTGCGTCGATATAGTTTTCAGGGTTGAAGTTCGTCGAACTGCCGGTTCCTAATCCGGTGACACCCGGGGTTAACCCAATCAACGCAGTAGGATTTCTTGCGACCAGCGGCAACGACTGTAACGCCTGCGTGTCGAGAGTCTGCTCATTGCGACTGTCTGACGTATCGAGAAGTGGGGCCTGGGAACTTACAGTCACCTGCGTCGAAGTTTGTCCAACCGCGAGTTGAACTGGTACGCTTCGCGTTTCGGCAGTAGTCAACACAAATGACACTTTCGCCGGAGAAAAGCCTGGGGCTGATGCCGAAAGCACATAGGGGCCGGGTGCAAGGCTTACGAAACGGTATACGCCGGCGCTATCCGTAGTTGTCATCTTGACGACTTGAGTATCGCTGTTCGTCAGCGAAACAGATGCGTTTGCAATGACGGCATTGGATGCGTCCTGCACAGCTCCCTGCACACTCCCAGAAAATTGCGCGAAACTGGAAGCAGTCAAGAAGGCCAAGAAAGCAAGTAACGTGATACATCTTCCTGTAATCGGTTTCATCATGAACCTCCGAAAATCGTACTTCGCTGGCCCGACACGTCAGGCTGCTTGTTGCTGGAATCTCTGGACCCGCTCCAGCTTGGCTAAACCCCAGCCCATATGACCGCTACTTGCGGGCAGAGAAAACCGCTTTGAGTGAACGAGGCAAGCGTACCTGCCAGAGAATGACTTATGCATGAATCAATCCAACTAGCAGCCACTAGTCCATTTGAACTAGTCCAATCATTTGTTTTGCTCGCGCTCAGACCTCAGCGTAGACTCCAAGTGTTCGGCAAGACATATGACCAGACCATCGAAGCTAGGGTTCAGGTGCTTGGGCCTGATTTTTTTAGCCAATTTAGGCCTCACGTGGTTGCTTTTGATGAGTCAGGGCTGTCGCACAGGCAGCAGAATCACGGTCGCCGTAATCCCCCAAACGGAAGGCGTTAACTTCTGGGACACCGTACATGTCGGCGCGGACATTGCTGCACACGAAAGCGGCGCGTCGATCTACTGGAACGCCCCGATGCGCGAAGACGACGTTGAGGCGCAGATTGCGCTGGTCGAAAGCGTCATCAACCGAAGGGTAAATGCCTTGGTGCTCGCGCCCGACCATCCCCTGGCGCTTGTGAGTCCAGTTGAACGCGCGCTGGCCCACGGTATACCGACCGCAATTATCGGCTCTGCACTCTCCATCGCGCCTTCTCCCAATCTTGCAAACGTACTGAATGACGATGAGGAGTCTGGACGGATGGCGGCAGCGCGCGCCTCTGCGCTTCTACATGGAAAGGGAACGATCGCCATCATCGGCATGAACCCCGACCTCTCTGGAACCATGGTCCGCGCACACTCTCTGGAGCAGGAGCTTTCGCGGACGGCTCCAGGCATCACAATTGTCGATCGGCGTATCGGCTCATACAACGTTCCTCGCGAAGAACAGGTGGTTGAGGAAATACTCCATGCACACCCCAATGTCGATCTAATTGTCGCCTTGATGTGGGACTCGGCAGATGGCGCTATCCGTGCGCTCGATTCGATGAAAGACCGACCTTCGGTCAAATTAATTGCCTTCGATTCCTACAATTCGCCTCCATTCGACCAATGCCCCTATCTCGACTCCGTAATCCAGGAGGATATTCGAGGGATGGCCAAGCGCGCGGTTGAAATTGTCATTGCTAAAGAACAACATCAGAACACACCATCAGAAGTTAAGTTCACTCCGCGATTGATCACACGTGAAAATGTCGGATCGCCGGAGATCCGTCAGATGTTTTCGACAGA
Protein-coding sequences here:
- a CDS encoding TonB-dependent receptor, with amino-acid sequence MKPITGRCITLLAFLAFLTASSFAQFSGSVQGAVQDASNAVIANASVSLTNSDTQVVKMTTTDSAGVYRFVSLAPGPYVLSASAPGFSPAKVSFVLTTAETRSVPVQLAVGQTSTQVTVSSQAPLLDTSDSRNEQTLDTQALQSLPLVARNPTALIGLTPGVTGLGTGSSTNFNPENYIDASANGRGQNGNQYVVDGLDVTSSIRPGVLNLTPNVDAVSEVSVQTNTYTVDYGRASSIQTVMTTKSGTDQYHGLASEYYNYQGFNARGEFGVPQPQKINPYHTNNMSFGIGGPVIPHHQFFFFFSIEPYLALYSNGGSIQTYEDPAFLSFAQATQPNSPEVQLMAKYKPTGATTTGVSATAVDVFGPQNPIANTGCNTPSTDNIPCGTPVFDHGNFNSSSYNNAKQWNLRLDKYFSKDRVYGNFIRNTINSGGPAVRPAFATTNSDYGASIQVNETHTFSAALLNEASFGYNRIEGFNSKTGTFTVPIVSVSQLGVGFGDGFAQGDYIQHSYHWRDVLTKIHGGHSFKFGYEGWHGDDLALFAGAYGIPNLYYNNMIDLINDKPYSETGLSYNIVTGKPQPGQYQFAMSTAGAFAEDTWQASRKLTINYGVRYDNFGNAYPIGGTQLANFHLASGTSFQNRVTNGVMTQQNHVYTNSMNWVFSPRVGVAFDPAGDGKWVVRGGIGLYHDFVTLGNSENGLKGNPPGFVVPTFKSDGSTAAPVFSYGTQNKYPYGFTYPAFAGTPLDSKGGVVGSNISVGGVDANMSSPRTINWSAAVERQLTNRMVVSVGYVGSHSGNLVIGGGNTGATSYGVDVNIYPGDLIQHIQCTETSTMNSCTGVQTRLNTSFGSITYATNGARSNYQALVAAVKGRFAQRGLLTASYTRSDSQDDWQAYPGAYPYDQYYGPSPWNAPNRFSLGWSYELPGVNQGHGLVGRVSSGWSLSGTTILQSGTPFTVFTGASFHAQLIDPTQPAIHSNIRFAADSGDFNADGDNFDYPNVSSYNQPKDRKSYKAGIFTHCAGGNLDNCGAFSLPTPGSEGNEKSNQFQNPGFAQTDFALQKTTNIAERFNLELRGDFINALNRPNLNGVDSNAQDGTNFGTSNSTQTPRVVVLGAKLSF
- a CDS encoding substrate-binding domain-containing protein, with the protein product MGLIFLANLGLTWLLLMSQGCRTGSRITVAVIPQTEGVNFWDTVHVGADIAAHESGASIYWNAPMREDDVEAQIALVESVINRRVNALVLAPDHPLALVSPVERALAHGIPTAIIGSALSIAPSPNLANVLNDDEESGRMAAARASALLHGKGTIAIIGMNPDLSGTMVRAHSLEQELSRTAPGITIVDRRIGSYNVPREEQVVEEILHAHPNVDLIVALMWDSADGAIRALDSMKDRPSVKLIAFDSYNSPPFDQCPYLDSVIQEDIRGMAKRAVEIVIAKEQHQNTPSEVKFTPRLITRENVGSPEIRQMFSTELPASNWHWSSIR